The window TTCTGATGAACACCGTGCAAAGGCGTCAAATGATCGGGAACGGAGACGGTTAGGCCGGACGTTGGCGACGTCGCCGTCCGGCATCTACACCTACTCCAGCCGGTCAGTCGTCCGCGGCTTCGTCAGTGGTCGTAGTCCCCGGTGGCTCTGCCTCCGCCGCTGACTCCGCCTGGGTCGCGGTCGTCGAGGCCGCCTGCACAGCGTCGAGCGCGTCGAACATCACCTGTGTCGGCGTGCCGATGTCAGCCTGGACGAAACCGACCATTGGGAAGCGCATCGGGACCTTGGCTGTGACGGGCTCGGAGAACGTCTCTTCCTTTACCAGCAGGAGTTCGGCCGTACGGGCTTGGCGGATCAGGTTCAACGTGGCTACGACATGGATCGCGACCTGTCCGTAGAGAAGCACCGCTGCGCTGTAGCGACTGCTGAGCGTGTGACCGGCGGCCTTCTCACGCGCAGCAGGGTCTGCATGGACCAGGTCGCCGTAGAGCCACGAGTCGGCGAGCGTGGCGAACCAGACCGCCTGACTCGCTACCTCCTCGGGTCGAGTGACCGCGAAGCCAGCCTCGGAGTCAGGCGCCTCGGCCTTCGCCCAGGAATCTCGAAGCGACTCGACTGCTGGACCAAACCGGGAATCCCCCTTCAGGAAGGCGCGAAGCGAACCGAAGACAGCCCGCCAGTGGATCGGGTCTCTTGTGAGCAGAAACGGACGGCAGCGTGACGCGAGGGACTCGAACGCCTCCTCGGGAGGGACATCCTGGGTCATGCACATCACACCGTCGACGGGGCCGATGGTTGTCGTGCCCTGGGCCCACCTGTTGAAGAGCCGTAGGTCTCGGAGCAGTGAGTGCGCCTCGACACGACGTGCGCGTAGGACGAATGCGGCGATCCGGTCAAGGTGACGCGCGCGGATCTCGTCGGGGATGTCGGCAGCCATATTGCGATAGTCGCCTACGCGGGTACGTAGTGTCGCGCCGACGCCGATGCGTCGCCCGTTTTATCCAGGCGAAGCCAGGATTCTCGCCCAGATTCAGAAGGGCGAGCCACTCCACGCGGTATGGATGAGGCCCGAAGCCGGGGTGCCCACTAGGAGATTCTCAAACCCGGCGCTAGTCATAGCCTTCCGCCACTTAAACTTTGGCCGCATGGTGATGAGCAGGGCCGATCGAAGAAGGTCGCGAATGGAGCGGGCAACCGAACTGTTCGGGTCACAAGCAAGCGCGGCGTTGGATGCTCTCGAACTTCTAGAACTGGCGTGGCACGACTGTTACGGCGACCTGAGCCCGTCGGAGCAGATCATCGATGACATCTGGGTGGTCTCCGATGGCGACCTCGCACGCCTCATCTCTGCCGCTCGCCTCGCAGTGACTGACTTCCGGGATCTACGCACGAACGCCGATGCGCTTCGACACGGTTCCTAGTCGTGGCGCAACGGTCACTAGTCCCGCGTCGTCCCTAAGCGGCGGGATGCACCTGCCTCGGTCCACAACGCGCCGACGGACGCGTCATGGGTCTTTCAGAGGCCACGAGGTTGGCTGCGTGTTGGGCCGTTCGAGTCGGCGCCAATCGTTGAGGAGGTCACCAAGGACAACGAAGCTATCGATCGGATGGTTCGTCTGAATGGGAGCGACGACTGTAATGGCCCAGTCCCATATCCGGCTACCGTGTGTCAGCGCCTCGACAATTATGAGTTCGTGGGCTATCTCATGCGGGAGGTCCACAACGAGTGTGCGAATACCACGAGGTGTCGGGTGTCCGCCGAGCTCGCAATGCATCCCGTAGTCCGCAGAGAGATAGCGTCCGCCGGAGCGCTCCCGGAGATGCCTTGGCTGCCAACGAGCACGACGCTCCGAGTCGCTGGACCGCAACCAGCTTGCGGCCTCATCAAGGTCCTCGCAGCATGCCCATGCCAAGTAATCCGCCTCCACTAGTTGTCGTACCAGGGCGGCTGCCGAGTAACAGCCGTTGGCGCGGGCTAGGACTGCGATTCCTGAGAGGAGCTCGCATGCGACCTTGAGTACGTAGCCCAAGGCTACGATCCCTTCATCTCCGCCCTTGGGACCCATTTCTATGGCGCCACGGGCTTCGAGATTTCGCTCCGGCTTCGTGAAGAAGATCGCCCAGTTCGCCCATTTGGACAGGTAGGGCTTCAAGGACCACACGCCGAGCGTCCATCGCCCCCGGATTTAGTGCGTGCTCACGGACAGCATCGCTTGAGAACCCAATCATTAGCTGACCTTACTCCTCGACCGCCTCCTGTGGGACAACCGGCGGAGCTTCACCCGGCAGCGTGGCCGGACATCGCGTCCGTTGGGGGGGCATGTAACGGGACGCTGAGGGCGCTTCACTGCATTCTGGGCGCAAAGATGCGAGTTGTGGTCGTCGCTGAGTAGAGCATGTCTGGTCGCTGAGGGTGCTGAGCCCAAATGCTATGCGTGGAGCTATTCGGGTTGACCTTCATAATGTTCCGACGGGATCGGGCGTCAGGCACAACGAAGCCGCGTGGGAAGTTGCGTCACCGAAGTACGTGAATGAGCAACAGGCACTTTGGACCCAGGCATGGGCTCAGTTTTCGCTTCTTCCGGGTGAATCGGACCTTCTGTGCCCACTGCGAGGTCGTCGTCGGCTGTTGTGCATCCGCAGAGCGGGCATGGTCTCGACGACCTCGCCCTCATCGCCGAAGCTTGAGCGGCACGCGAGCCGCGCGGAGATGATCAATGCGGTGGTCTGCGCTGGGCTCGGGCTGCGACAGGTGGCCGAGTCCGCCGAGCCGTTCTGCCGAGCCGATCATGTCTCGGCTGCCGCACGGCAAGGACGTCTACCCGACGCGTTCGCGCTTACTAGCGCAGAAGCCCTGATCGCAGGTCTCGCCGGCTCGGTAGCGTCCAGGAGTTGGTCGGCCTTGAATTCGGTACTCAGGTACAGGTTTAGGGTGGCAGTATGAACGCTGAGAAGGGCTTGTCGTTTGTGCCCGACGCCTGCACTCTGCCGACGGCGGAACAGCTGCTTCGGGAAGCGGAGTTCCGCAGTCTTTTCGGCTCTGCTGTGCGGGAGATCCAGCGGTCGTCGGCCACTAGCCTGACGCTCGTACTGGATGGTGATCCGCCGACGGAGGAGACCGCACGCGATCTGGCCGCGCGGGAGGGGCAGTGCTGTTCGTTCTTCACCTTTACCTTCAGACACCGCAGAGATGCTCGAGCGAGCACGCAGGATCTGCTGGAGATGGCCATCACTGTGCCTGACGGGCGTGCCGCCGTTCTCGACGGCGTCCAGCAGCTGGCGGCACGGTCAATGGGGAGAGACGGGGCTGTATGACACGGGAGATGCCGCCTGTTACGCCGCCGGGCCTCCGAAGTGGCGCGCTGGCCGCGGCAGCGGGTGTCAATCTGCAGACGCTGCGGTATTACGAACGTCGCGGGTTGCTTGCCCGGCCGGACCGCACTCTCGGTGGGCACCGCATGTATCCGGCTGAGGCGGTCACGGTGGTCAGGGTCATCAAGGCGGCTCAACGCCTGGGATTCACCTTGGATGAGATCTCCGAACTCATCGACGTCGGCGGTCACCGCCACTCCTCGGCCGGCTTACATGAGCGTGCGGCAGCGAAGCTAGCGGAGGTCGAAGCACGTATCACCGACCTGACGGTCATCCGGGACACCCTTCGGCAGGCGCTCGACGCGGGATGTGACGACCTGGCGTCTTGCGCTGAGAGTCCCGAGTGCCCGTTGCCGTTCACGGTGCTCGCCGACACCAAGGCAGGGCCGGGTTGATCCCAGGGGCCGCCTCTCAGGCTGCCTGTGCTGGGATCGCTCGGTGAGTCCGGAATCTCAGGTGCGTGCACCCCGGATGCTCACATACGGTCGCTGCTGACGGGAAAGGAACCTTCATGCAGCACGTGAGCGAGCGGCTCCTGAACTGGGCGTCCATCATCGAACCGGAGACGCTGGCCCAGGCCGAGCGGACAGCGAAGATGCCGTTCATCTATCCGCACCTGGCGCTCATGCCGGATGCGCATCTCGGTAAGGGCGCGACGGTCGGCAGCGTGATCCCCACGCTCGGGGCGATCGTCCCGGCAGCGGTCGGCGTCGACATCGGCTGCGGCATGATCGCTCTGCGCAGCCAGTACACGCTCGCGGACA is drawn from Phytoactinopolyspora mesophila and contains these coding sequences:
- a CDS encoding MerR family transcriptional regulator, yielding MTREMPPVTPPGLRSGALAAAAGVNLQTLRYYERRGLLARPDRTLGGHRMYPAEAVTVVRVIKAAQRLGFTLDEISELIDVGGHRHSSAGLHERAAAKLAEVEARITDLTVIRDTLRQALDAGCDDLASCAESPECPLPFTVLADTKAGPG